In Corynebacterium matruchotii, a single genomic region encodes these proteins:
- a CDS encoding cell division protein FtsQ/DivIB: MKKLLIAIALVVVTGIVVACLWFFPILKVGNVVISQRDQTSEADIAAITDGLQGQNILRVDTTAVASALSALPWVAEARVAKKFPDTIDVSLVEHRAVLVAEREDGDHLIDANGKVFVVAHRLDYTVPITNTKGDNQETFQAAAGIIASIAESERGKITEIKAVTPYSFDIIAGDKTIVWGAAENNGEKARAFSVALQRSESTIDITGAPTISVQE; encoded by the coding sequence ATGAAAAAACTCTTGATTGCAATAGCACTAGTGGTGGTGACCGGGATTGTTGTCGCCTGCCTGTGGTTTTTCCCGATTTTGAAGGTCGGTAACGTGGTGATAAGCCAGCGGGACCAAACCTCGGAGGCGGATATCGCCGCCATCACCGATGGGCTGCAGGGGCAGAACATTCTCCGGGTTGACACCACTGCTGTTGCATCAGCGCTCTCGGCCCTGCCGTGGGTGGCAGAGGCCCGGGTGGCGAAGAAATTCCCCGACACCATTGACGTGTCCCTGGTGGAGCACCGGGCGGTATTGGTGGCCGAGCGGGAGGATGGCGATCATCTCATTGATGCTAACGGTAAGGTGTTTGTGGTTGCCCACAGGTTGGATTACACGGTGCCAATCACGAATACCAAGGGGGATAATCAGGAGACGTTTCAGGCGGCCGCGGGTATTATTGCGTCAATAGCCGAGTCGGAGCGCGGAAAAATCACCGAGATCAAGGCTGTCACACCGTATTCTTTTGACATTATTGCTGGTGATAAGACGATTGTGTGGGGGGCGGCAGAGAACAACGGAGAGAAGGCGCGGGCGTTTTCGGTGGCGTTACAGCGGTCGGAGTCGACGATCGATATCACGGGCGCGCCAACGATTTCGGTGCAGGAGTAA
- the ftsZ gene encoding cell division protein FtsZ: MNAQDNFLAVLKVVGVGGGGVNAVNRMIEEGLKGVEFIAVNTDSQALMFSDADVKLDIGREATRGLGAGANPEVGRQSAEDHKSEIEETLKGADMVFVTAGEGGGTGTGAAPVVASIAKKMGALTVGVVTRPFNFEGKKRTRQALQGIEALREVCDTLIVIPNDRLLQLDSSNLTMMEAFRAADQVLHNGVQGITDLITIPGLINVDFADVRSVMADAGSALMGVGSARGDNRVMNAAEQAINSPLLESTMEGAQGVLLSIAGGSDLGLQEVHEAATMVQEKADADVNLIFGTIFDDNLGDEVRVTVIATGFEGLNENPNTTTVNRESAESSAKATVSSPAEPVTPAPATTATATPAPEPTSLFGQKDRNAEYSVRESAVATRSSDEDYDSRRRRSNDYQPNYRDDRGSNNGLFTNRGAHRKSGQQESGMDDIDDLDLPDFLR, encoded by the coding sequence ATGAACGCCCAGGATAACTTCCTCGCCGTACTTAAAGTTGTCGGTGTTGGCGGTGGTGGCGTCAACGCGGTGAACCGCATGATTGAAGAGGGCTTGAAAGGCGTCGAGTTCATTGCCGTGAACACCGATTCGCAAGCTCTCATGTTCTCCGACGCTGACGTCAAACTCGATATTGGTCGGGAGGCCACTCGTGGCCTCGGCGCCGGTGCCAACCCCGAGGTAGGTCGGCAGTCTGCGGAGGACCACAAAAGCGAAATAGAAGAAACCCTCAAGGGTGCCGACATGGTGTTCGTCACCGCTGGTGAGGGCGGTGGTACCGGCACCGGTGCCGCCCCCGTGGTGGCATCCATCGCCAAGAAGATGGGTGCGCTCACCGTGGGCGTCGTCACGCGGCCGTTTAATTTTGAGGGGAAGAAGCGCACCAGGCAGGCGCTGCAGGGCATCGAGGCCTTGCGGGAGGTGTGCGACACGCTCATCGTCATCCCCAACGATCGGCTGTTGCAGCTTGATTCGTCCAACCTCACCATGATGGAGGCCTTCCGGGCCGCGGACCAGGTGCTGCACAATGGTGTGCAGGGCATCACGGACCTGATTACTATACCTGGTCTCATCAACGTAGACTTCGCCGACGTGCGTTCCGTCATGGCGGATGCCGGTTCCGCGCTCATGGGTGTGGGCTCGGCCCGGGGCGACAATCGGGTGATGAATGCCGCCGAACAGGCCATTAATTCGCCGCTGTTGGAATCCACCATGGAGGGCGCCCAGGGTGTGCTGCTGTCCATTGCTGGCGGCTCCGACCTGGGCCTGCAGGAAGTGCATGAGGCAGCTACGATGGTGCAGGAGAAAGCAGATGCTGACGTCAACCTGATTTTCGGCACCATTTTTGACGATAATCTCGGCGATGAGGTGCGGGTGACCGTGATCGCCACCGGTTTCGAGGGCCTGAACGAAAACCCGAATACCACCACTGTCAATCGGGAGTCGGCGGAGTCATCTGCCAAGGCCACAGTGTCGTCCCCTGCTGAACCTGTGACTCCCGCCCCGGCAACCACCGCAACCGCTACCCCCGCGCCGGAACCCACCTCCCTGTTTGGGCAGAAGGATCGGAATGCGGAGTATTCGGTCCGCGAGTCCGCCGTGGCTACCCGCAGCAGCGATGAGGATTACGATTCTCGTCGCCGACGCAGCAACGACTATCAGCCGAATTACCGTGATGACCGGGGCAGCAATAATGGGTTGTTCACCAACCGGGGTGCGCATCGGAAATCCGGGCAGCAGGAGAGCGGGATGGACGACATTGATGATCTCGATCTCCCCGATTTCCTGCGATAA
- a CDS encoding cell division protein SepF, translating into MSILTKTKNFFGLGPYEMDGVREDAYYNDEPPAPRYNGNLAYAPEPDYEYQRESVELPFETSIVSVDVFSYNEAAKIGSAFRDGEAVIFDLSDMPNDIAKRVLDFSGGLAFALHGKIKRLVDEHRVFGLIPEDATVSFDDLRRAAKIY; encoded by the coding sequence ATGTCTATCCTGACGAAAACCAAGAATTTTTTCGGCCTGGGCCCCTACGAAATGGATGGGGTGCGTGAAGACGCCTATTATAACGACGAGCCACCGGCGCCCCGCTACAATGGCAACCTCGCCTATGCCCCCGAGCCAGACTACGAATACCAGAGGGAATCAGTAGAACTACCGTTCGAAACTTCTATTGTGTCGGTCGACGTCTTCAGCTATAACGAGGCGGCAAAAATTGGTTCCGCATTCCGGGACGGTGAGGCGGTCATCTTCGATCTTTCCGACATGCCTAACGATATAGCTAAGCGGGTTTTGGACTTCTCGGGCGGCCTCGCCTTTGCCCTGCACGGCAAGATCAAACGACTGGTTGATGAACATCGGGTTTTCGGCCTTATACCGGAGGATGCCACCGTGAGCTTTGACGATCTCCGGCGAGCGGCAAAGATATACTAG
- a CDS encoding DivIVA domain-containing protein — translation MPLTPADVHNVAFSKPPIGKRGYNEDEVDQFLDLVEDTLAEIQEENDDLRQQTDELKSELEQARAGGGGGGGADEAAIRARVEAQLKQQFNAELAAAKAETERAKEEARAAKAEAEAAKKAAEGAMVPSGETAHPETHMQAAKVLGLAQEMADRMTTEAQAESRSMLEDARTAAEKQISSAEATARATLDDARMRAEKQVNEATATAERLVNEARIQAEKTISEANARAEAQIKAAEDKANALQADAERRHTEIMATVTQQKNALETRIAELRTFEREYRTRLRTMLQTQLEELDARGSAQPGPQSNNK, via the coding sequence ATGCCGCTGACTCCAGCCGATGTGCATAACGTCGCATTCAGCAAGCCGCCAATTGGCAAGCGCGGCTATAACGAGGACGAGGTTGATCAGTTCTTAGACTTGGTTGAAGATACTCTTGCCGAGATTCAAGAGGAGAACGACGATCTACGCCAACAAACAGACGAATTGAAGTCGGAACTGGAACAAGCCCGTGCCGGTGGGGGCGGCGGCGGTGGAGCTGACGAAGCGGCCATCCGTGCCCGGGTGGAAGCCCAGCTCAAGCAGCAATTCAACGCCGAACTTGCGGCAGCTAAGGCAGAAACTGAACGAGCTAAAGAAGAAGCACGCGCAGCAAAGGCCGAAGCCGAGGCCGCGAAGAAGGCTGCCGAAGGCGCCATGGTTCCCTCCGGGGAGACTGCACACCCAGAAACCCACATGCAAGCCGCAAAGGTGCTGGGGCTGGCGCAGGAGATGGCGGATCGCATGACCACCGAGGCACAGGCCGAATCGCGGTCCATGCTGGAAGATGCCCGCACCGCTGCCGAAAAGCAGATCTCCTCCGCTGAAGCGACTGCCCGCGCTACTCTTGACGACGCACGCATGCGCGCCGAGAAGCAAGTGAACGAAGCCACCGCCACCGCGGAACGCCTCGTCAATGAGGCACGTATCCAGGCCGAAAAAACCATTTCCGAGGCGAATGCTCGTGCCGAAGCCCAGATCAAGGCGGCCGAAGACAAGGCCAATGCCCTCCAGGCCGACGCCGAACGCCGCCACACCGAAATCATGGCCACGGTCACGCAGCAGAAGAACGCCCTGGAAACCAGGATTGCTGAGCTGCGTACTTTCGAACGCGAATACCGCACCCGGTTGCGCACCATGCTGCAAACCCAATTGGAGGAATTGGATGCTCGGGGTTCGGCCCAACCCGGCCCCCAAAGCAACAACAAATAG
- the murG gene encoding undecaprenyldiphospho-muramoylpentapeptide beta-N-acetylglucosaminyltransferase: protein MTESHDSDNPTTHKSSHKALNVVVAGGGTAGHVEPALAVATVLKERGANVIAIGTNRGLETRLVPARGFDLKLIEPVPIPRKPSIELLEVPFKLVKSIAQTRKILKKHKADVLIGFGGYVTAPGYIAAKLAGIPFIVHEANARAGLANKLGVKLGGLGLNAVPGSGMGGQVVGIPVRAEMSTRARAAETRAAGLKAWGLSPDRRTVFITGGSQGAASLNSAVKNALDELCDAGYQVLHAYGAKNAPPAPREHYVSVPYIEDMAMAYSVADVIVCRSGAMTVAEVTAAGVPAVYVPLPHGNGEQGLNAQEVVRNGAAQLIQDSDIEARFSHIVTSLLADPDTLATMRAAALKSNVATAAEVIADIAEKTARRD, encoded by the coding sequence ATGACAGAATCACACGACAGCGATAATCCCACCACACACAAATCCAGCCACAAGGCCCTCAACGTTGTCGTGGCCGGCGGCGGCACGGCCGGCCACGTGGAACCCGCACTAGCTGTAGCAACTGTCCTCAAAGAACGCGGCGCCAACGTTATCGCCATCGGCACCAACCGGGGCCTAGAAACCCGACTCGTGCCCGCCCGCGGCTTCGACCTGAAACTCATCGAACCCGTCCCCATCCCCCGCAAACCCAGCATCGAACTCTTAGAAGTCCCCTTCAAACTCGTAAAATCAATCGCTCAAACCCGAAAAATCCTCAAAAAACACAAGGCAGACGTCCTCATCGGCTTCGGCGGCTACGTCACCGCCCCCGGCTACATTGCCGCCAAACTCGCTGGCATCCCCTTCATCGTCCATGAAGCCAACGCCCGCGCCGGGTTGGCCAACAAGCTGGGCGTGAAGCTGGGTGGCCTGGGGCTGAACGCGGTCCCCGGTTCGGGCATGGGCGGCCAGGTTGTGGGCATTCCGGTGCGGGCGGAAATGAGCACGCGGGCCAGGGCGGCCGAAACCCGGGCCGCCGGCCTGAAAGCCTGGGGATTGAGCCCCGATCGGCGCACGGTGTTTATCACCGGCGGGTCGCAGGGGGCGGCGTCGCTGAATTCGGCGGTGAAAAACGCCCTGGACGAGCTGTGTGACGCCGGCTACCAGGTGCTGCACGCCTATGGGGCCAAGAACGCCCCGCCCGCCCCGAGGGAGCACTACGTGAGCGTCCCCTACATCGAGGACATGGCCATGGCCTATTCGGTGGCGGACGTGATCGTGTGCCGGTCCGGGGCCATGACCGTCGCCGAGGTGACCGCCGCCGGGGTGCCTGCCGTCTATGTGCCACTGCCGCACGGCAATGGGGAGCAGGGGCTAAATGCCCAGGAGGTGGTGCGTAACGGTGCTGCCCAACTCATCCAGGATTCGGACATCGAGGCACGGTTCAGCCACATCGTGACCAGTCTGCTGGCGGACCCGGACACGCTGGCAACGATGCGGGCGGCGGCCCTGAAGTCGAATGTGGCAACCGCCGCCGAGGTCATTGCGGATATTGCCGAGAAAACGGCCCGGCGCGACTAA
- a CDS encoding YggT family protein, with protein sequence MALVKTILLLAINLFILALIGRILIEMIVSFSRNFRAPSWFTRCAELLFVVTDPAVKALRRIIPPLRMNNVSLDLSVLVLYIGLQFLYVLVANYLPG encoded by the coding sequence GTGGCTCTCGTGAAAACCATCCTGCTTTTAGCGATCAACCTATTCATCCTGGCACTTATAGGACGCATTCTCATAGAGATGATTGTCTCGTTCTCTAGAAATTTTCGCGCCCCCAGCTGGTTTACCCGCTGCGCAGAGCTGCTTTTTGTTGTCACTGATCCGGCAGTAAAAGCACTACGACGAATCATTCCGCCGCTTCGGATGAATAATGTTTCCCTCGATTTATCGGTTTTAGTGCTCTATATCGGGTTGCAATTCTTATACGTCCTCGTTGCTAACTATCTTCCTGGCTAA
- the pgeF gene encoding peptidoglycan editing factor PgeF yields MTMLVHTHFTTRLGGVSQPPYDSLNLGAHVGDDPDAVRENRARVATQLNLDPARFIWMDQVHSATVQVVNAADLGAPISATDAVVTTDPTVVLTVMVADCVPVLLYDADAGVIAAAHAGRTGARNGVVSNTVATMVELGANPDNMTAHLGPAASGRRYELPREMAEDVEEHLPGSLTRTDQGTWGSDVRAGLARQLTTLGVGNIVMDPRCTIEDSNLFSYRRDGKTGRQAGIIWGE; encoded by the coding sequence ATGACCATGCTGGTTCACACGCATTTCACTACCCGGCTCGGCGGTGTGTCGCAGCCACCATACGACAGTTTGAACCTGGGGGCGCATGTGGGCGATGACCCAGATGCGGTGCGGGAGAACCGGGCCCGGGTGGCTACTCAACTGAATCTAGATCCTGCGCGGTTCATTTGGATGGACCAGGTGCATTCCGCCACCGTCCAGGTTGTGAATGCCGCAGATTTAGGGGCGCCGATTTCCGCCACCGACGCCGTGGTGACCACCGATCCGACCGTGGTGCTCACCGTCATGGTTGCCGATTGCGTTCCCGTCTTGCTTTACGACGCCGACGCGGGCGTCATCGCCGCCGCCCATGCGGGTCGAACAGGTGCTCGAAATGGGGTGGTGTCTAACACCGTGGCCACCATGGTGGAATTGGGGGCAAACCCGGATAATATGACGGCGCATTTGGGGCCGGCGGCCAGTGGGCGACGCTATGAATTGCCCCGGGAAATGGCGGAGGATGTTGAGGAGCATTTGCCGGGATCGTTGACTCGAACGGATCAGGGTACCTGGGGGAGTGATGTGCGGGCCGGGTTGGCCCGGCAACTCACCACGCTTGGGGTGGGAAATATCGTTATGGACCCACGATGCACCATCGAGGATTCGAATCTATTTTCGTATCGACGCGACGGGAAAACCGGCCGGCAAGCCGGAATCATCTGGGGAGAATAG
- the ftsW gene encoding putative lipid II flippase FtsW encodes MTAANATPESHTVASQSVWENLKQRRQDTFRRPYFDYLNVMLVVALLAAIGIVMVTSASMTTSVVDNNGKAWHVAGNQLLYVLGGVTVMWLAMRLPINTLRRLSSILLWGTILLLILVLIPGIGTGLAEKGSQSWISLGSFRLQPSEIARVAIALWGANILAGHKPRFNSINAPFVKFLAVAGTMFTLILAERDLGMAMTFLLVVVALLFFAGINMRYIAGLGVFVAVGFTIVFLAGGLRGKRFDTFISALFGNFADTKSSAFQSYQGFLSLADGSLTGVGLGQSRAKWFYLPEAKNDFIFAIIGEEMGLMGGALVICLFSWLAYIGFRIAARSAHQFLALTAATLTAGVVAQAFINMGYVVGLLPVTGINLPMISAGGTSAVITLGAMGILANCARHEPDTIAAMANFGKPAFDRVLFLPEPTLNGLDRYPAGRRRGDRRTPQTSLDTRTTRDNPNPTVQHPSGPKTGESRGQGAAGGAARSRAASAPTPKKTGFFPGRSRTSQPVRRPLPARTTARDTSRDPNPANREVSHEVTRTTGRRTSPTTSLGPARTRTSYERHDPRSGRYRTTGRR; translated from the coding sequence ATGACCGCGGCAAACGCAACACCGGAATCCCACACGGTAGCTTCCCAGTCAGTATGGGAAAACCTCAAACAACGACGACAAGACACCTTCCGCAGGCCCTACTTCGACTACCTCAATGTCATGCTGGTCGTCGCGCTCCTCGCCGCCATCGGCATCGTCATGGTCACCTCCGCATCCATGACCACCTCCGTTGTCGATAACAACGGCAAAGCCTGGCATGTTGCAGGGAACCAATTACTCTACGTCCTCGGCGGCGTCACCGTCATGTGGCTCGCCATGCGACTCCCCATCAATACCCTACGACGTCTCTCTAGCATCCTCCTCTGGGGCACCATCCTCCTCCTCATCCTCGTCCTCATCCCCGGCATCGGCACCGGACTTGCCGAAAAAGGCTCCCAATCCTGGATCTCCCTCGGCTCCTTCCGGCTCCAACCCTCCGAAATCGCCCGCGTCGCCATCGCCCTCTGGGGTGCCAACATCCTCGCCGGCCACAAACCCCGCTTCAACAGCATCAACGCCCCCTTCGTGAAATTCCTCGCCGTTGCCGGCACCATGTTCACGCTCATCCTCGCCGAACGCGACCTCGGCATGGCCATGACCTTCCTTCTCGTCGTCGTCGCCCTCCTCTTCTTCGCCGGCATCAACATGCGCTACATAGCCGGCCTCGGCGTCTTCGTCGCCGTCGGATTCACCATCGTTTTTCTCGCCGGTGGCCTCCGCGGCAAACGCTTCGACACCTTCATCAGCGCACTCTTCGGCAACTTCGCCGACACCAAATCCTCCGCCTTCCAGTCCTACCAAGGATTCCTCTCCCTCGCCGACGGCTCCCTCACCGGGGTAGGACTCGGCCAATCCCGCGCCAAATGGTTCTACCTCCCCGAAGCCAAAAACGACTTCATCTTCGCCATCATCGGCGAAGAAATGGGACTCATGGGCGGCGCCCTCGTCATCTGCCTGTTCAGCTGGCTCGCCTACATCGGATTCCGCATCGCCGCCCGCTCCGCCCACCAATTCCTCGCCCTCACTGCCGCCACCCTCACCGCCGGTGTCGTCGCCCAGGCCTTCATCAACATGGGCTACGTCGTCGGCCTCCTCCCAGTCACCGGCATCAACCTCCCCATGATCTCCGCCGGCGGCACCAGTGCCGTCATCACCCTTGGCGCCATGGGCATACTCGCCAACTGCGCTCGCCACGAACCCGACACCATAGCCGCCATGGCAAACTTCGGAAAACCCGCCTTCGACCGGGTACTCTTCCTCCCCGAACCCACCCTCAACGGACTCGACCGATACCCGGCCGGCCGGCGCCGCGGCGACCGCCGCACCCCACAAACCAGCCTCGACACCCGCACCACCCGCGACAACCCCAACCCCACGGTGCAGCACCCCAGCGGCCCCAAAACGGGGGAGAGCCGTGGCCAGGGTGCCGCCGGGGGTGCCGCACGAAGCCGCGCCGCATCCGCCCCTACCCCCAAAAAAACTGGCTTCTTCCCCGGTCGCAGCCGTACCTCCCAACCCGTCCGCCGGCCGCTCCCCGCCCGCACCACCGCCCGAGATACCAGCCGGGATCCCAACCCCGCCAACCGTGAGGTCAGCCACGAAGTCACCCGCACCACCGGCCGCCGCACCAGTCCAACAACAAGCCTCGGACCAGCCCGAACCCGCACATCTTACGAACGCCACGACCCCCGCTCCGGCCGCTACCGCACCACCGGCCGTCGCTAA
- the murC gene encoding UDP-N-acetylmuramate--L-alanine ligase, with translation MSDIDLSRVHLIGIGGAGMSGVARILLSRGKVVSGSDVKESRPVLALQSMGAHVAVGHKAENLTLSGQLPTVVVTSFAAIPQDNPELVAAREQNIPVIRRSDLLGELMTGSTQVLIAGTHGKTSTTSMAVVAMQAAGMDPSFAIGGQLNKAGTNAHQGSGHCFVAEADESDASLLRYSPDIAVVTNIEPDHLDFFHTPEAYFQVFDDFASRLTDTGVLVVCLDDEHAAALGERQKTKVTVRGYGSAAAAERHPDIAYTVVESVAVADQISHAHMRVGEREVEVAMQIPGTHMVLNAAAALTAGVLAGGDVAALAQGISEFSGVRRRFEFHGAVAGGDYRGVEVYDDYAHHPTEVRAVLTAAREKLAARGSGQVIVVFQPHMYSRTQEFAAEFAEALSLADAAVVLDIYGAREQPHDGITSQLIIDRMTNKVVHQPNFSLVPQTVAELAHPGDMVITMGAGDVTVLADEILFQLRTDD, from the coding sequence ATGTCTGATATTGATTTGTCCCGAGTCCACCTCATTGGCATTGGCGGGGCCGGCATGTCCGGTGTGGCCCGTATCCTCCTCTCCCGTGGAAAGGTGGTGTCTGGCTCCGACGTGAAAGAATCCCGCCCTGTGCTGGCCTTGCAGTCCATGGGGGCGCACGTGGCGGTGGGGCATAAGGCCGAAAACCTGACCCTGAGCGGGCAATTGCCGACGGTGGTGGTTACTTCGTTTGCGGCAATCCCGCAGGACAACCCCGAGCTGGTGGCGGCGCGGGAACAGAACATTCCGGTCATTCGCCGCTCCGACCTGCTTGGTGAGCTCATGACAGGCTCCACCCAGGTGCTTATCGCCGGCACGCACGGGAAAACCTCCACCACCTCCATGGCGGTGGTGGCCATGCAGGCTGCTGGTATGGACCCCAGCTTTGCCATCGGCGGGCAATTAAACAAGGCGGGCACGAACGCGCACCAGGGCAGCGGCCACTGCTTTGTTGCCGAGGCCGACGAGTCGGATGCTTCCCTGCTGCGGTATAGCCCGGACATTGCGGTGGTGACCAATATTGAGCCGGACCACCTGGATTTCTTTCACACCCCGGAGGCGTATTTCCAGGTTTTCGACGATTTCGCTTCCCGGTTGACCGATACTGGCGTGTTGGTGGTTTGTCTCGATGATGAGCATGCCGCGGCGTTGGGGGAGCGGCAGAAGACGAAGGTGACCGTGCGCGGCTATGGTAGCGCGGCCGCCGCCGAGCGCCACCCGGATATTGCCTACACGGTGGTGGAATCCGTGGCCGTGGCGGACCAGATTTCACACGCCCACATGCGAGTGGGGGAACGCGAGGTTGAGGTAGCCATGCAGATTCCGGGCACCCACATGGTGCTGAACGCAGCGGCGGCGCTCACTGCCGGGGTGTTGGCCGGTGGGGATGTGGCCGCTTTGGCCCAGGGAATTTCCGAGTTTTCCGGGGTGCGCCGCCGGTTCGAATTCCACGGTGCCGTCGCCGGCGGGGATTATCGGGGCGTGGAGGTGTACGACGATTACGCCCACCACCCGACCGAGGTGCGGGCGGTGCTGACCGCGGCCCGAGAGAAGTTGGCGGCCCGGGGATCGGGGCAGGTGATTGTGGTGTTTCAACCGCACATGTATTCCCGCACGCAGGAGTTTGCGGCCGAGTTCGCCGAAGCGTTGTCGCTGGCGGACGCCGCGGTGGTGTTGGACATTTATGGTGCCCGGGAGCAGCCGCACGACGGTATTACCTCGCAGTTGATTATTGACCGCATGACCAATAAGGTGGTGCACCAACCGAATTTCTCGCTGGTGCCGCAAACGGTGGCTGAGCTAGCCCACCCCGGTGACATGGTCATTACGATGGGGGCGGGGGACGTGACGGTGCTTGCCGACGAGATCTTGTTCCAGCTCCGTACGGATGACTAA